From a single Miscanthus floridulus cultivar M001 chromosome 8, ASM1932011v1, whole genome shotgun sequence genomic region:
- the LOC136478328 gene encoding F-box protein PP2-B11-like: MESTAPAYCEIARLPDDLLSATLARTGPREACRAAAVSPAFRAAADADVVWSSFLPRDLPPVADGELELPADPLPTKKQLFMRLSDPGSPVLLADGLMSMWLDRATGARCYMLSARKLGIAWGDTPQYWRWIPINLYRFSEAAELLYVWWLEIRGNIHSKMLSQHTTYSAYIVFRVTEERRGLHSPCLETSVSLEGNSSRSTRRVCLNDGHDRVDTWPSMRGDIPQQDALFPRERGDGWMEVEVGEFRNGEGDDGEVSISLMETSVAKRGLVVLGIEIRPKEQVV; this comes from the exons ATGGAGTCGACGGCGCCCGCCTACTGCGAGATCGCGCGCCTGCCGGATGACCTCCTGTCGGCGACGCTCGCCCGGACCGGGCCGCGGGAAGCCTGCCGCGCCGCCGCGGTATCGCCGGCCTTCCGCGCCGCGGCCGACGCCGACGTCGTCTGGTCCAGCTTCCTGCCGCGGGACCTGCCCCCGGTCGCCGACGGGGAGCTGGAGCTACCCGCCGATCCGCTGCCCACCAAGAAGCAGCTCTTCATGCGACTCTCGGACCCCGGCAGCCCCGTCCTCCTCGCCGACGGCCTCATG AGCATGTGGCTGGACAGGGCGACCGGCGCCAGGTGCTACATGCTGTCCGCCAGGAAGCTGGGCATTGCTTGGGGCGATACGCCGCAGTACTGGCGCTGGATCCCCATCAACCTCTACAG GTTCTCGGAAGCTGCTGAACTCCTGTATGTCTGGTGGCTGGAAATACGTGGCAACATCCACAGCAAGATGCTCTCCCAACACACAACATATAGTGCTTACATCGTGTTCAGAGTAACTGAAGAGCGCCGCGGGCTTCATTCCCCATGCCTGGAGACGTCTGTCAGCCTCGAAGGAAACAGCAGCAGATCGACGCGCCGCGTTTGTCTCAACGATGGCCACGATCGCGTGGATACTTGGCCGTCGATGCGTGGCGACATTCCTCAACAAGACGCACTCTTTCCTCGAGAGAGAGGTGATGGTTGGATGGAGGTGGAGGTAGGTGAGTTCCGCAACGGTGAAGGCGACGATGGTGAGGTTTCCATAAGCCTTATGGAGACATCGGTCGCGAAGAGGGGCCTTGTTGTCCTGGGCATTGAGATTAGACCCAAGGAGCAAGTGGTTTGA